In the Ramlibacter tataouinensis TTB310 genome, one interval contains:
- a CDS encoding NAD(P)H-dependent flavin oxidoreductase has protein sequence MSKLPATLQNLPLPIIGSPLFIISNPKLVIEQCKAGIVGAMPALNARPASQLDEWLHEITEALAAHDRAHPERPAAPFAINQIVHKSNDRLEHDMEMAVKWKVPVIITSLGARTDVNDAIHGYGGVVLHDIINNTFARKAIEKGADGLVAVAAGAGGHAGVKSPFALVQEIRQWFDGPVALSGAIATGGAVLAAQAMGADFAYIGSAFIATHEARASDAYKQAIVDGSSDDIVYSNLFTGVHGNYLKPSIRAAGLDPDNLPESDPTKMNFGGGEGSKSKAWKDIWGCGQGIGAVTGVTSTAELVARLAREYRETKARLL, from the coding sequence ATGTCCAAGCTGCCCGCGACGCTGCAGAACCTGCCGCTGCCCATCATCGGCTCGCCGCTGTTCATCATCAGCAACCCCAAGCTGGTGATCGAGCAGTGCAAGGCTGGCATCGTCGGCGCCATGCCGGCGCTCAACGCGCGGCCGGCCTCGCAGCTGGACGAGTGGCTGCACGAGATCACGGAGGCGCTGGCGGCCCACGACCGCGCCCACCCGGAGCGGCCCGCGGCTCCGTTCGCCATCAACCAGATCGTGCACAAGAGCAATGACCGGCTCGAGCACGACATGGAGATGGCGGTGAAGTGGAAAGTGCCGGTGATCATCACCAGCCTGGGCGCGCGCACCGACGTGAACGACGCGATCCACGGCTACGGCGGCGTGGTGCTGCACGACATCATCAACAACACGTTCGCGCGCAAGGCGATCGAGAAGGGCGCCGACGGGCTGGTCGCGGTGGCGGCCGGCGCCGGGGGCCACGCGGGCGTCAAGAGCCCGTTCGCCCTGGTCCAAGAGATCCGCCAGTGGTTCGACGGACCGGTGGCGCTGTCCGGCGCCATCGCCACCGGCGGCGCGGTGCTGGCGGCGCAGGCCATGGGCGCCGATTTCGCCTACATAGGCTCGGCCTTCATCGCCACGCACGAGGCCCGCGCCTCGGACGCCTACAAGCAGGCCATCGTCGACGGCAGCAGCGACGACATCGTCTACTCCAACCTGTTCACCGGCGTGCACGGCAACTACCTCAAGCCGTCCATCCGCGCGGCCGGCCTGGACCCGGACAACCTGCCCGAGAGCGATCCGACCAAGATGAACTTCGGCGGCGGCGAGGGCAGCAAGTCCAAGGCCTGGAAGGACATCTGGGGCTGCGGCCAGGGCATAGGCGCCGTGACGGGGGTGACCAGCACCGCCGAGCTGGTGGCCCGGCTGGCGCGCGAGTACCGAGAGACGAAGGCGCGTTTGCTCTGA
- a CDS encoding mechanosensitive ion channel family protein, with the protein MGKLEALVRELGHPDMAWEITVLLGCVAAAYGICWLAGRRRGNDSVWFGRFYFDGLLFPVLALALTYGAIFLLSPFRSVVVFMVAVPVLVSLAGIRFVARVLTVVFPSSGAARLVERVFSWLAWIAAVLWIVGLLPEVKAQLDAVRFTFGKSRISVLNIIEGVLSGGAVLMLALWISAALEKKVLRQAVHDLSLRKVAANAIRALLLFVGLLFALSAVGVDLTALSVLGGALGVGLGFGLQKLASNYVSGFVILFERSLRIGDTVRVDGFEGQVLDIKTRYTLIRAANGRESIVPNEKLITERIENLSLADPKVLVTTEVAVGYDSDVAQVQRILVEAALGVERVLKDPAPAARLAKFGADGLEFSLLFWINDPANGQLNVRSEINLRILQGLREAGVDIPFPQRVVRVLPQPGGAASSAPASPASAAG; encoded by the coding sequence ATGGGCAAGCTCGAGGCCCTGGTCCGCGAGTTGGGCCACCCGGACATGGCCTGGGAGATCACCGTGCTGCTGGGCTGCGTGGCGGCCGCCTACGGCATCTGCTGGCTGGCCGGCCGGCGCAGGGGCAACGATTCGGTCTGGTTCGGCCGCTTCTACTTCGACGGCCTGCTGTTCCCCGTGCTCGCGCTGGCGCTGACCTACGGCGCCATCTTCCTGCTGTCGCCCTTCCGCAGCGTGGTGGTGTTCATGGTGGCCGTGCCGGTGCTGGTGTCGCTGGCGGGCATCCGCTTCGTGGCGCGCGTGCTCACCGTGGTGTTCCCGAGCTCCGGGGCAGCGCGGCTGGTGGAGCGGGTGTTCTCCTGGCTGGCCTGGATCGCCGCCGTGCTGTGGATCGTGGGCCTGCTGCCGGAGGTCAAGGCGCAGCTGGACGCGGTCCGCTTCACCTTCGGCAAGTCGCGCATCAGCGTGCTCAACATCATCGAGGGCGTGCTGTCGGGCGGGGCGGTGCTGATGCTGGCCCTGTGGATCTCGGCCGCGCTCGAGAAGAAGGTGCTGCGCCAGGCGGTGCACGACCTGTCGCTGCGCAAGGTGGCGGCCAACGCGATCCGCGCGCTGCTGCTGTTCGTCGGCCTGCTGTTCGCGCTGTCGGCCGTGGGCGTGGACCTGACGGCGCTGTCGGTGCTGGGCGGCGCCCTGGGCGTGGGCCTGGGCTTCGGCCTGCAGAAGCTGGCGTCCAACTACGTCAGCGGCTTCGTGATCCTGTTCGAGCGCTCGCTGCGCATCGGCGACACGGTGCGGGTGGACGGCTTCGAGGGCCAGGTGCTGGACATCAAGACGCGCTACACGCTGATCCGCGCCGCCAACGGCCGCGAGTCCATCGTGCCCAACGAGAAGCTGATCACCGAGCGCATCGAGAACCTGTCGCTGGCCGATCCCAAGGTGCTGGTGACCACCGAGGTGGCGGTGGGCTACGACAGCGACGTGGCCCAGGTGCAGCGCATCCTGGTCGAGGCGGCGCTGGGCGTGGAACGGGTGCTGAAGGACCCGGCGCCCGCTGCGCGGCTGGCCAAGTTCGGAGCCGACGGGCTGGAGTTCAGCCTGCTGTTCTGGATCAACGACCCGGCCAACGGCCAGCTCAACGTCCGCTCGGAGATCAACCTGCGCATCCTCCAGGGCCTGCGCGAGGCGGGGGTCGACATTCCGTTCCCGCAACGGGTGGTGCGCGTGCTGCCGCAGCCCGGCGGCGCTGCATCCTCCGCGCCGGCTTCCCCGGCATCGGCCGCAGGCTGA
- a CDS encoding histone deacetylase family protein produces MSVPKTGYFTHPDCHRHDMGPGHPECPERLDAIDDRLLATGVADALERREAPAASVADIELAHDRMHVAAIRGLGLELAEQIEAGGPPYAQIDPDTAMNPHTWGASLRAAGAALAAVDAVMAGELENAFCAVRPPGHHACRDRAMGFCFFNNVAIAARYALERHRLQRVAVVDFDVHHGNGTEDILAGDPRVLMVGFFQHPFYPYSGDTPRAANMLNLPVPAYTRGMEIREMIEDAWIPRLEAFKPQMVFISAGFDAHREDDLGQLGLTENDYGWITWRVREVARRHARGRIVSALEGGYNLDALGRSVEAHVRALADL; encoded by the coding sequence ATGAGCGTGCCCAAAACCGGGTATTTCACCCACCCTGATTGCCATCGGCACGACATGGGACCCGGCCACCCCGAATGCCCCGAGCGGCTGGACGCGATCGACGACCGGCTGCTGGCGACCGGGGTGGCCGACGCGCTGGAGCGGCGCGAGGCGCCGGCCGCCTCGGTGGCCGACATCGAACTGGCCCACGACAGGATGCACGTGGCCGCCATCCGCGGCCTGGGCCTGGAGCTGGCCGAGCAGATCGAGGCCGGCGGCCCGCCGTACGCGCAGATCGATCCCGACACGGCCATGAACCCGCACACCTGGGGCGCCAGCCTGCGCGCCGCCGGCGCCGCGCTGGCCGCGGTCGACGCCGTGATGGCCGGCGAGCTGGAGAACGCCTTCTGCGCGGTGCGGCCGCCGGGCCACCATGCCTGCCGCGACCGCGCCATGGGCTTTTGCTTCTTCAACAACGTGGCGATCGCCGCGCGCTATGCGCTGGAGCGGCACCGCCTGCAGCGCGTTGCCGTGGTCGACTTCGACGTGCACCACGGCAACGGCACCGAGGACATCCTGGCGGGCGACCCGCGCGTGCTCATGGTGGGCTTCTTCCAGCATCCCTTCTATCCCTACAGCGGCGACACGCCGCGCGCAGCCAACATGCTCAACCTGCCCGTGCCCGCCTACACCCGTGGCATGGAGATCCGCGAAATGATCGAGGATGCGTGGATCCCCCGGCTGGAGGCCTTCAAGCCCCAGATGGTGTTCATCAGCGCGGGCTTCGACGCGCACCGCGAGGACGACCTGGGCCAGCTCGGGCTGACCGAGAACGACTACGGCTGGATCACCTGGCGGGTGCGCGAGGTGGCGCGCCGGCATGCCCGGGGGCGCATCGTCTCCGCGCTGGAGGGGGGTTACAACCTCGACGCACTGGGCCGCAGCGTGGAAGCGCACGTGCGCGCGCTGGCGGACCTGTGA
- a CDS encoding AAA family ATPase has product MQAQQQLAALLAQLNTVIVGKAAQVRDCVACLLAGGHLLIEDVPGVGKTTLAHALARSFGLQFSRVQFTADLMPSDLSGVSIYERGKEAFVFHPGPVFAQVLLADEINRASPKTQSALLEAMEEKQVTIEGATRALPSPFFVIATQNPQDQLGTFALPESQLDRFLMRISLGYPDRAAERELLRGRDRRDMVESLPGTLTPATLEALQQQVLAVHTADPLLNYVQDLVAATRSGRWFLQGLSPRAAIAVVRAAKAQALLSGRDYVAPDDVQSILPQTVAHRLVPVGDAGRGPVEQVRAMLDAVPLP; this is encoded by the coding sequence ATGCAAGCACAACAACAACTCGCGGCGCTCCTGGCCCAGCTTAACACGGTGATCGTCGGCAAGGCCGCGCAGGTGCGCGACTGCGTGGCCTGCCTGTTGGCCGGCGGCCACCTGCTGATCGAGGACGTCCCGGGGGTGGGCAAGACCACCCTGGCCCATGCCCTGGCGCGCTCGTTCGGCCTGCAGTTCTCGCGCGTGCAGTTCACCGCCGACCTGATGCCCAGCGACCTGTCCGGCGTCTCCATCTACGAGCGCGGCAAGGAAGCCTTCGTGTTCCACCCGGGCCCGGTGTTCGCCCAGGTGCTGCTGGCCGACGAGATCAACCGCGCCAGCCCCAAGACGCAAAGCGCGCTGCTGGAGGCGATGGAGGAGAAACAGGTCACCATCGAAGGCGCGACGCGGGCCCTGCCCTCGCCCTTCTTCGTCATCGCCACCCAGAACCCGCAGGACCAGCTGGGCACCTTCGCCCTGCCCGAGTCGCAGCTGGACCGCTTCCTGATGCGCATCTCGCTGGGCTACCCGGACCGCGCCGCCGAGCGCGAGCTGCTGCGCGGCCGGGACCGGCGTGACATGGTGGAGTCGCTGCCCGGCACGCTGACCCCGGCGACGCTGGAGGCGCTGCAGCAGCAGGTGCTGGCCGTGCACACCGCCGACCCCCTGCTCAATTACGTGCAGGACCTGGTGGCTGCCACCCGCTCGGGCCGCTGGTTCCTGCAGGGCCTGTCGCCGCGCGCCGCCATCGCGGTGGTGCGGGCGGCCAAGGCGCAGGCCCTGCTGAGCGGGCGTGACTACGTGGCGCCCGACGACGTGCAATCCATCCTGCCGCAGACCGTCGCGCACCGCCTGGTGCCGGTAGGCGACGCCGGCCGCGGGCCGGTGGAGCAGGTGCGCGCCATGCTGGACGCAGTACCCTTGCCATGA
- a CDS encoding cytochrome d ubiquinol oxidase subunit II — protein sequence MNWTTFLPLVFMAVMGLSLLAYVVLDGYDLGVGILLPFATDDEKDVMVSSIGPFWDANETWLVLGIGVLLVAFPKAHGLVLTALYLPVAVMLIGLILRGVSFDFRVKARAARKGMWNAFFALGSLMAAMAQGWMLGAWLTGFDTGRWSLLFAAGIALTLPTAYAMLGAGWLIMKTGDELQRKAVAWARKVLWPMGVALVGISLATPLVSSTVFDKWFAMPQFLGLLPIPVACAAAFFAAFHVIGKPQVVAAGYGWVVFASTVLIFVLAFLGLAYSIYPYIVIDKLTVWQAASAHESLVVIFVGVAVTLPAIIAYTIFMYRVFWGRATPLSYMGPAQKTPLVGGKEY from the coding sequence ATGAACTGGACCACCTTCCTGCCCCTGGTCTTCATGGCGGTGATGGGCCTGTCGCTGTTGGCCTACGTGGTGCTGGACGGCTACGACCTGGGCGTGGGCATCCTGCTGCCTTTCGCCACCGACGACGAGAAGGACGTCATGGTCTCCAGCATCGGCCCGTTCTGGGACGCCAACGAGACCTGGCTGGTGCTGGGCATCGGCGTGCTGCTGGTGGCCTTCCCCAAGGCGCACGGGCTGGTGCTGACGGCGCTGTACCTGCCGGTGGCCGTGATGCTGATCGGCCTGATCCTGCGCGGCGTCTCCTTCGATTTCCGGGTCAAGGCCCGGGCCGCGCGCAAGGGCATGTGGAACGCCTTCTTCGCCCTGGGCTCGCTGATGGCGGCCATGGCCCAGGGCTGGATGCTGGGCGCCTGGCTCACCGGCTTCGACACCGGCCGCTGGTCGCTGCTGTTCGCCGCCGGCATCGCCCTGACCCTGCCCACGGCCTACGCCATGCTGGGCGCGGGCTGGCTGATCATGAAGACCGGGGACGAGCTGCAACGAAAGGCGGTGGCGTGGGCCCGCAAGGTGCTCTGGCCCATGGGCGTGGCGCTGGTGGGCATCTCGCTGGCCACGCCGCTGGTGAGCAGCACGGTGTTCGACAAGTGGTTCGCCATGCCGCAGTTCCTGGGCCTGCTGCCTATACCCGTGGCCTGCGCAGCGGCCTTCTTCGCCGCTTTCCACGTGATCGGCAAACCCCAGGTGGTGGCGGCCGGCTACGGCTGGGTGGTGTTCGCCAGCACGGTGCTGATCTTCGTCCTGGCCTTCCTGGGCCTGGCGTACAGCATCTACCCCTACATCGTGATCGACAAGCTCACCGTGTGGCAGGCGGCCAGCGCGCACGAGTCGCTGGTGGTGATCTTCGTCGGCGTTGCCGTCACGCTGCCGGCCATCATCGCCTACACCATCTTCATGTACCGGGTGTTCTGGGGTCGCGCCACGCCGCTGAGTTACATGGGGCCGGCGCAGAAAACGCCGCTGGTGGGTGGCAAGGAGTACTAG
- a CDS encoding acyl-CoA dehydrogenase has product MTYRAPVKDMLFDIRHLAGIDQIARIPGFEEAGFDTAQAVLEECARFNEEVVAPLNWTGDQQPSRLRGGEVLTTPGFREAYRQYAEGGWQGLQHPTEFGGQGLPKTIGAACGEMLNSANLSFALCPLLTDGAIEALLTAGSDELKATYLHRLVSGEWTGTMNLTEPQAGSDLALVRTRAEPRPDGAYRIFGTKIYITYGEHDMADNIVHLVLARVQGAPEGVKGISLFVVPKFMVDKDGSLGARNDVHCVSIEHKLGIKASPTAVLQYGDKGGAVGYLVGQENRGLEYMFIMMNAARYAVGVQGIAVAERAYQKAVAYARERVQSRPVDGSLAGSAPIIHHPDVKRMLMTMRAYTEGCRAMAAVAAAAYDAAHHHPDGEVRKQNQAFYEFMVPLVKGYSTEMSLEVTSLGVQVHGGMGFIEETGAAQYYRDAKILTIYEGTTAIQANDLVGRKTARDGGQTARAIAAQIEKTEGELARQGSVAAKAVHKRLAAARRAFLDVVDFVAGQTKAAPNAVFAGSVPYLMLAGNLVAGWQLARSLLAAEQLAGQGEDLDFMKAKVATARFYADHILAKAPGIRDSIVEGADSVTAMALEAF; this is encoded by the coding sequence ATGACCTATCGAGCTCCCGTCAAAGACATGCTGTTCGACATCCGTCACCTGGCGGGCATCGACCAGATCGCCAGGATCCCCGGCTTCGAGGAAGCGGGCTTCGACACGGCCCAGGCCGTGCTGGAGGAGTGCGCCAGGTTCAACGAGGAGGTGGTCGCGCCCTTGAACTGGACCGGCGACCAGCAGCCCTCGCGCCTACGCGGTGGCGAGGTCCTCACCACGCCCGGCTTCAGGGAGGCTTACCGCCAGTACGCCGAGGGCGGCTGGCAGGGGCTGCAGCATCCCACCGAGTTCGGCGGCCAGGGCCTGCCCAAGACCATAGGCGCGGCCTGCGGCGAGATGCTGAACTCGGCCAACCTCAGCTTCGCGCTGTGCCCGCTGCTGACCGACGGCGCGATCGAGGCGCTGCTGACGGCCGGCTCGGACGAGCTCAAGGCCACCTACCTGCACAGGCTGGTCAGCGGCGAGTGGACCGGCACCATGAACCTGACCGAGCCGCAGGCCGGCAGCGACCTGGCGCTGGTGCGCACCCGCGCCGAGCCCCGGCCGGACGGCGCCTACAGAATCTTCGGCACCAAGATCTACATCACCTACGGCGAGCACGACATGGCGGACAACATCGTCCACCTGGTGCTGGCGCGGGTGCAGGGCGCGCCCGAGGGCGTCAAGGGCATCAGCCTGTTCGTGGTGCCCAAGTTCATGGTGGACAAGGACGGCTCGCTGGGCGCGCGCAACGACGTGCATTGCGTGAGCATCGAGCACAAGCTGGGCATCAAGGCCTCGCCGACGGCGGTCCTGCAGTACGGCGACAAGGGCGGCGCTGTCGGCTACCTGGTGGGCCAGGAGAACCGCGGCCTGGAGTACATGTTCATCATGATGAACGCGGCCCGCTACGCGGTGGGCGTGCAGGGCATCGCGGTGGCCGAGCGGGCCTACCAGAAGGCCGTGGCCTATGCGCGCGAGCGGGTGCAGTCGCGGCCGGTGGACGGCTCCCTGGCCGGCAGCGCGCCCATCATCCACCACCCCGACGTCAAGCGCATGCTGATGACCATGCGCGCCTACACCGAGGGCTGCCGCGCCATGGCGGCGGTGGCGGCGGCCGCCTACGACGCGGCCCACCACCACCCCGACGGCGAGGTGCGCAAACAGAACCAGGCCTTCTACGAGTTCATGGTGCCCCTGGTCAAGGGCTACAGCACCGAGATGAGCCTGGAAGTCACCTCGCTGGGCGTGCAGGTGCACGGCGGCATGGGTTTCATCGAGGAGACCGGCGCCGCGCAGTACTACCGCGACGCCAAGATCCTGACCATCTACGAAGGCACGACCGCGATCCAGGCCAACGACCTGGTGGGCCGCAAGACCGCGCGCGACGGTGGCCAGACTGCACGCGCCATCGCTGCGCAGATCGAGAAGACCGAAGGCGAGCTGGCCCGGCAGGGCAGCGTGGCCGCCAAGGCGGTGCACAAGCGCCTGGCGGCCGCGCGTCGGGCCTTCCTGGACGTGGTGGACTTCGTGGCCGGCCAGACCAAGGCCGCGCCCAACGCGGTGTTCGCCGGTTCGGTGCCCTACCTGATGCTGGCCGGCAACCTGGTGGCCGGCTGGCAGCTGGCGCGCTCGCTGCTGGCGGCCGAGCAGCTGGCCGGGCAGGGCGAGGACTTGGACTTCATGAAGGCCAAGGTGGCGACCGCCCGCTTCTACGCCGACCACATCCTGGCCAAGGCGCCCGGCATCCGCGACAGCATCGTCGAAGGCGCCGACAGCGTGACGGCGATGGCGCTGGAAGCGTTTTGA
- a CDS encoding electron transfer flavoprotein subunit alpha/FixB family protein, translated as MAALVIAEHDNASIKGATLNTVTAAKACGGEVHVLVAGQDAGAAARAAAQIAGVSKVIHADGAQFAHGLAENLAAQVLAIAGNYSHILFPATASGKNTAPRVAAKLDVGQVSDITKVDSPDTFERPIYAGNAIATVQSQDKVKVITVRTTGFDAAPATGGSAPVETAQAVGDSGKSRFVGQEIAKSDRPELTAAKVIVSGGRALGSAEKFNEVMTPLADKLGAALGASRAAVDAGYAPNDWQVGQTGKIVAPQLYVAAGISGAIQHLAGMKDSKVIVAINKDPEAPIFSVADYGLEADLFQAVPELVKAL; from the coding sequence ATGGCAGCTCTCGTCATCGCTGAACACGACAACGCCTCCATCAAGGGCGCCACGCTCAACACCGTCACCGCGGCCAAGGCCTGTGGCGGCGAGGTGCATGTGCTGGTGGCCGGCCAGGACGCCGGGGCGGCCGCCCGGGCCGCGGCCCAGATCGCCGGCGTGAGCAAGGTGATCCACGCCGACGGCGCGCAGTTCGCGCACGGGCTGGCCGAGAACCTCGCAGCCCAGGTGCTGGCCATCGCGGGCAACTACAGCCACATCCTGTTCCCGGCCACCGCCAGCGGCAAGAACACCGCCCCGCGCGTGGCTGCCAAGCTGGACGTGGGCCAGGTCTCCGACATCACCAAGGTCGACAGCCCGGACACCTTCGAGCGTCCCATCTACGCCGGCAACGCCATCGCCACCGTGCAGAGCCAGGACAAGGTCAAGGTGATCACCGTGCGCACCACCGGCTTCGACGCCGCGCCGGCGACCGGCGGCAGCGCGCCGGTGGAGACGGCGCAGGCCGTGGGCGACAGCGGCAAGAGCCGCTTCGTCGGCCAGGAGATCGCCAAAAGCGACCGGCCCGAGCTGACGGCGGCCAAGGTCATCGTCTCCGGTGGCCGGGCCCTGGGCTCGGCCGAGAAGTTCAACGAGGTGATGACGCCGCTGGCGGACAAGCTGGGCGCCGCCCTGGGCGCCAGCCGAGCCGCGGTGGACGCCGGCTACGCGCCCAACGACTGGCAGGTCGGCCAGACCGGCAAGATCGTGGCGCCCCAGCTGTACGTGGCCGCGGGCATCTCCGGCGCCATCCAGCACCTGGCGGGCATGAAGGATTCCAAGGTGATCGTGGCGATCAACAAGGACCCGGAAGCCCCCATCTTCTCGGTGGCCGACTACGGGCTGGAGGCCGACCTGTTCCAGGCCGTGCCCGAGCTTGTGAAAGCCCTGTGA
- a CDS encoding cytochrome ubiquinol oxidase subunit I, whose protein sequence is MDALLLSRIQFAANISFHILFPTINIALCWFLVYFRLRHSGATSAADKQAWEESYYLWTKVFALSFALGVVSGITMSFQFGTNWPGYMERAGNIAGPLLGYEVLTAFFLEATFLGIMLFGRGRVSDRVHLFATLMVALGTTLSAFWILSLNSWMQTPAGYKVIDGVMHAESWWAIVFNPSFPYRLTHKLLASTLTAAFLIAGLSAWQILRKTDNAGTHKALRAGVIAAAVAIPLQMLAGDMHGLNTLEHQPAKIAAIEGLWETEKSAGLTLFGLPNEKEGVTHYAVKIPKLASLILAHDINAELKGLDQFPGEHPPVAPVFWSFRVMVGMGVLMLGVSWWAAFTLWRRRRQARREQPAEQGRPSAPVKTVPFSRWQLRLLAGMTFSGWVATLAGWYVTEIGRQPYIVYGLLRTADVVAPHAPGMVLATLIGYLAVYAFLLVAYILVLMYMAQHPAMPTPEAPQAPKAAEPVGGPA, encoded by the coding sequence ATGGACGCCCTGCTGCTGTCGCGCATCCAGTTCGCGGCGAACATCAGCTTCCACATCCTGTTTCCCACCATCAACATCGCCCTGTGCTGGTTCCTGGTGTACTTCCGGCTGCGGCACAGCGGCGCGACCAGCGCCGCCGACAAGCAGGCGTGGGAAGAGTCGTACTACCTGTGGACCAAGGTGTTCGCGCTCAGCTTCGCGCTGGGCGTGGTGTCAGGCATCACCATGAGCTTCCAGTTCGGCACCAACTGGCCGGGCTACATGGAAAGGGCCGGCAACATCGCCGGGCCGCTGCTGGGTTACGAGGTGCTCACGGCCTTCTTCCTGGAAGCCACCTTCCTGGGGATCATGCTGTTCGGCCGCGGCCGGGTGTCGGACCGGGTGCACCTGTTCGCCACGCTGATGGTGGCCCTGGGCACCACCTTGTCGGCCTTCTGGATCCTGAGCCTGAACTCCTGGATGCAGACGCCGGCCGGCTACAAGGTCATCGACGGCGTGATGCACGCCGAGAGCTGGTGGGCCATCGTCTTCAACCCCTCCTTCCCCTACCGGCTCACGCACAAGCTGCTGGCCTCGACCTTGACCGCGGCCTTCCTGATCGCCGGCCTGTCGGCCTGGCAGATCCTGCGCAAGACCGACAACGCCGGCACCCACAAGGCCTTGCGTGCCGGCGTGATCGCGGCGGCCGTGGCCATCCCGCTGCAGATGCTGGCCGGCGACATGCACGGGCTGAACACGCTGGAGCACCAGCCGGCCAAGATCGCAGCGATCGAGGGCCTGTGGGAAACCGAGAAGAGCGCCGGCCTGACGCTGTTCGGCCTGCCCAACGAGAAGGAAGGCGTCACGCATTACGCCGTCAAGATCCCCAAGCTCGCCAGCCTGATCCTGGCGCACGACATCAACGCCGAGCTCAAGGGGCTGGACCAGTTCCCCGGCGAGCACCCGCCAGTGGCACCGGTGTTCTGGAGCTTCCGCGTGATGGTGGGGATGGGCGTGCTGATGCTAGGGGTGTCCTGGTGGGCGGCCTTCACCCTGTGGCGGCGGCGCCGGCAGGCGCGGCGGGAACAGCCCGCCGAGCAGGGTCGGCCCTCGGCGCCCGTCAAGACGGTGCCCTTCTCGCGCTGGCAGCTGCGCCTGCTGGCCGGCATGACCTTCTCCGGCTGGGTGGCCACGCTGGCCGGCTGGTACGTCACCGAGATCGGCCGACAGCCCTACATCGTCTACGGCCTGCTGCGCACCGCGGACGTGGTCGCGCCGCATGCGCCCGGCATGGTGCTGGCCACCCTGATCGGCTACCTGGCGGTGTACGCCTTCCTGCTGGTGGCCTATATCCTGGTCCTGATGTACATGGCCCAGCACCCGGCCATGCCCACGCCGGAGGCGCCGCAGGCGCCCAAGGCTGCCGAGCCCGTCGGCGGCCCGGCCTGA
- a CDS encoding electron transfer flavoprotein subunit beta/FixA family protein, producing the protein MKVLVPVKRVVDYNVKVRVKSDNTGVDIANVKMSMNPFDEIAVEEAVRLKEKGAATEVIAVSCGPAQCQETLRTAMAIGADRAILVQTEEELQPLAVAKILKALVDKEQPGLVILGKQAIDDDCNQTGQMLAALADLPQATFASKVEVADGKATVTREVDGGLETLSVSLPAVVTTDLRLNEPRYVTLPNIMKAKKKPLETVKPEDLGVDVKPRLKTLKVTEPPKRSAGIKVPDVATLVNKLKNEAKVI; encoded by the coding sequence ATGAAGGTCCTGGTACCGGTCAAGCGCGTGGTGGACTACAACGTGAAGGTCCGGGTCAAGTCGGACAACACCGGTGTGGACATCGCCAACGTCAAGATGAGCATGAACCCCTTTGACGAGATCGCCGTCGAGGAGGCGGTGCGGCTGAAGGAGAAGGGCGCGGCCACCGAGGTGATCGCCGTCTCCTGCGGCCCGGCCCAGTGCCAGGAGACGCTGCGCACGGCCATGGCCATCGGCGCCGACCGCGCCATCCTGGTGCAGACCGAGGAGGAACTGCAGCCGCTGGCCGTGGCCAAGATCCTGAAGGCGCTGGTGGACAAGGAGCAGCCCGGCCTGGTGATCCTGGGCAAGCAGGCCATCGACGACGACTGCAACCAGACCGGCCAGATGCTGGCCGCCCTGGCCGACCTGCCGCAGGCCACCTTCGCCAGCAAGGTCGAGGTCGCCGATGGCAAGGCCACGGTGACGCGCGAGGTCGACGGCGGCCTGGAGACGCTGTCGGTGTCGCTGCCGGCCGTGGTCACGACCGACCTGCGCCTGAACGAGCCGCGCTACGTGACCCTGCCCAACATCATGAAGGCCAAGAAGAAGCCGCTGGAGACCGTCAAGCCCGAGGACCTGGGCGTGGACGTGAAGCCGCGCCTCAAGACCCTGAAGGTCACCGAGCCGCCCAAGCGCTCGGCCGGCATCAAGGTGCCGGACGTGGCGACGCTGGTCAACAAACTCAAGAACGAAGCCAAGGTGATCTGA